The proteins below come from a single Armatimonadota bacterium genomic window:
- a CDS encoding 30S ribosomal protein S12 produces the protein MPTVNQLVRKGRSIPRVKSKSPALKGNPFKRGVCTIVRTMTPKKPNSALRKVARVRLTNGIEVTAYIPGIGHNLQEHSVVLVRGGRVKDLPGVRYHIVRGTQQTSGTSNRMQGRSKYGAKRPKAAAK, from the coding sequence ATGCCGACAGTCAATCAATTGGTAAGAAAGGGCCGGTCGATTCCGCGAGTCAAGTCGAAGTCGCCCGCGCTCAAAGGGAACCCGTTCAAGAGGGGCGTTTGCACGATCGTCCGAACCATGACCCCCAAGAAGCCGAACTCGGCGCTGCGCAAAGTGGCCCGTGTCCGCCTTACCAACGGCATCGAAGTCACCGCCTATATTCCCGGCATTGGCCACAACCTGCAAGAGCACTCGGTCGTGCTCGTTCGCGGCGGCCGTGTAAAAGACCTGCCCGGCGTGCGCTACCACATCGTCCGCGGCACGCAGCAGACCTCGGGAACCTCGAACCGGATGCAGGGGCGCAGCAAGTACGGCGCCAAGCGTCCGAAGGCGGCGGCGAAGTAA
- the lysS gene encoding lysine--tRNA ligase yields MSEESIRDIRLAKLAKMRELGHDPYAVERFETTASASDLLANYDFGPTPAERAESQTPDPKLPTRVSFAGRVTSYRLMGKAGFAHLSDGDGKIQAYFRRDDLQMSGEIAQGWELFNLLDIGDHVGVSGELFITKTGEKSIHVRHITPLSKCLHTLPLGKVLEEKDDAGNVTSRKTWYELEDVEIRYRHRHLDLIARPEEREKLVQRSKIVAATRRFFENWGYIEVETPMLQFVAGGAAARPFLTHYNAYDVDVKLRISLELYLKRLICGDLPKVYEIGRVFRNEGVSNRHNPEFTLLEWYEAYANLEDMMAMVEGLFRSVAEEVFGSTSVSLKSDRSDASDQSDRSDEPKTQINFSQPWARLDLLSGIQQYSGIEPGELAEFESAKAAMARVGLPTAKEDSLGGIIEKLLEHFVEPNLIQPTFIINYPIETSPLAKKVPGNPRLTRRFEGYIRGREVCNAFSEINDPIDQRERFEEQVKAAAKGADETHPMDEEFLYALECGMPPAGGCGIGIDRLAMILTGAENLREIILFPTMKPEAPPEASS; encoded by the coding sequence ATGTCCGAAGAGTCCATTCGCGATATTCGACTTGCCAAGCTCGCCAAGATGCGCGAGTTGGGGCACGACCCCTATGCGGTCGAGCGATTCGAGACCACCGCAAGCGCCTCGGACCTTCTGGCAAACTACGATTTCGGCCCCACCCCCGCCGAACGCGCCGAAAGCCAGACCCCAGACCCCAAACTCCCTACCCGCGTCTCTTTCGCCGGCCGCGTCACCAGCTACCGCCTCATGGGCAAGGCCGGATTTGCCCATCTTTCTGACGGAGACGGCAAGATCCAAGCCTACTTTCGACGGGACGACCTCCAGATGAGCGGTGAGATCGCGCAGGGTTGGGAGCTCTTTAACCTGCTCGACATCGGCGACCACGTCGGCGTCTCCGGGGAACTCTTCATCACCAAGACCGGTGAAAAGAGCATCCACGTCAGGCACATCACGCCGCTTTCGAAGTGCCTCCACACGCTCCCTCTTGGCAAGGTTCTGGAGGAGAAGGACGACGCCGGCAACGTGACCTCCCGCAAGACCTGGTATGAGCTCGAAGACGTCGAAATCCGCTATCGCCATCGCCATCTGGACCTCATCGCCCGACCCGAGGAACGCGAGAAGCTGGTGCAGCGAAGCAAGATCGTCGCTGCGACCCGGCGTTTCTTTGAAAACTGGGGCTACATCGAGGTCGAAACCCCGATGCTCCAGTTCGTCGCGGGCGGCGCGGCGGCACGGCCGTTTCTGACCCACTACAACGCCTACGACGTGGACGTCAAGCTCCGCATCAGCCTGGAGCTTTATCTGAAGCGGCTGATCTGCGGCGACCTGCCGAAGGTCTATGAGATCGGGCGCGTGTTCCGGAATGAGGGCGTCAGCAACCGCCACAACCCTGAGTTCACGCTGCTGGAATGGTACGAGGCCTACGCCAACCTGGAAGACATGATGGCGATGGTGGAGGGGCTGTTCAGAAGCGTGGCGGAGGAGGTGTTTGGGAGCACTTCTGTCTCTCTCAAGTCCGACAGGTCGGACGCGTCAGACCAGTCCGACCGGTCAGACGAGCCCAAGACCCAAATCAACTTCTCTCAGCCCTGGGCTCGCCTCGACCTTCTTTCCGGCATCCAGCAGTACTCCGGCATCGAGCCCGGCGAGCTTGCTGAGTTTGAGTCGGCCAAGGCTGCCATGGCGCGGGTCGGCCTGCCCACCGCCAAAGAGGACTCCCTCGGCGGCATTATCGAGAAACTCCTCGAACACTTCGTCGAGCCGAACCTCATCCAGCCGACCTTCATCATCAACTACCCGATCGAGACTTCCCCGCTCGCCAAGAAGGTGCCCGGCAACCCGCGCCTCACCCGCCGCTTCGAGGGCTATATTCGGGGCCGTGAGGTCTGCAACGCCTTCTCCGAGATCAACGACCCCATCGATCAGCGCGAGCGCTTTGAAGAGCAGGTCAAGGCGGCCGCGAAGGGCGCCGACGAGACCCACCCGATGGATGAAGAATTCCTTTACGCTCTCGAGTGCGGCATGCCTCCGGCGGGCGGCTGCGGCATCGGCATCGACCGGCTGGCGATGATCTTAACCGGCGCGGAAAACCTCCGAGAGATCATTCTCTTCCCCACCATGAAGCCGGAGGCCCCTCCTGAGGCGTCATCCTAG